A window from Mauremys reevesii isolate NIE-2019 linkage group 9, ASM1616193v1, whole genome shotgun sequence encodes these proteins:
- the LOC120371678 gene encoding probable G-protein coupled receptor 34 — MGSWSTLFPATEFTQPQTNSSVCDIQDGFLAVTLPVMYSLIFIISLLSNMLALWVFWHHTQRKTSITVYMRNLALSDLLLSLCLPFRVAYQNHSGPLILCTVVGAFFYLNMYVSIMFLSLISLDRYLKIIRPLQQFKIHTLPCSTVAARVVWLAYAIFTLPFFFETREKRPCANKCFHFRSKHPLGAALNMVAVATFFIHLGLVLYFYGMISAKLHKVSSGKVQQQSRRTSSRAITKTFVVLVIFTVCFAPYHFVRVPYILAQLDVISSTQWKQALHITNELVLCISALNSCLDPVIFFFFSSSFRKAVLCTIRGKLKRALLRNQGALNHSKSITEPGLD, encoded by the coding sequence ATGGGCTCCTGGAGCACTCTTTTTCCTGCCACTGAGTTCACACAGCCTCAGACAAACAGCTCCGTTTGTGATATCCAAGATGGCTTCCTTGCAGTGACCCTTCCTGTGATGTACTCTCTCATCTTCATCATCAGCCTGCTCAGCAACATGCTGGCCCTCTGGGTGTTCTGGCACCACACGCAGAGGAAGACCTCCATCACAGTGTACATGAGGAACCTGGCTTTGTCGGATCTCCTGCTCTCCCTCTGCTTACCCTTCCGGGTGGCCTATCAAAACCACAGCGGCCCTTTGATCCTCTGCACGGTAGTTGGTGCTTTCTTCTACCTCAACATGTACGTCAGCATCATGTTCCTCAGCCTGATCAGCCTGGACCGCTACCTGAAGATCATTCGGCCTCTCCAGCAGTTTAAAATCCACACCCTGCCTTGCAGCACAGTAGCTGCGAGGGTGGTTTGGCTGGCCTATGCCATTTTCACGCTGCCTTTCTTTTTCGAGACTAGGGAAAAAAGGCCTTGTGCCAACAAGTGCTTCCACTTCAGGAGCAAACACCCACTGGGGGCAGCCCTCAACATGGTCGCCGTGGCCACCTTCTTCATTCACCTGGGGCTCGTCCTCTATTTTTATGGCATGATATCTGCCAAGCTCCACAAAGTCTCCTCAGGGAAAgttcagcagcagagcagaaggacAAGCAGCAGGGCCATCACAAAGACCTTTGTGGTCCTGGTCATCTTCACTGTGTGCTTTGCCCCCTATCACTTTGTCCGCGTGCCATACATCCTGGCTCAGCTGGATGTCATCTCCAGCACACAGTGGAAGCAGGCTCTCCACATCACCAATGAGCTTGTTTTGTGCATCTCGGCCCTCAACAGCTGCTTGGACCctgtgattttctttttcttctccagCAGCTTCAGGAAAGCAGTATTATGCACCATCCGAGGCAAGCTGAAGAGAGCTCTTCTGAGGAATCAGGGAGCTCTAAACCACAGTAAATCCATCACAGAACCAGGGCTGGATTAA